Within the Neosynechococcus sphagnicola sy1 genome, the region GAGCCAAGGCGAGGTCAGGATAATTACGGGCCTTGATCGACCGTAAAATCTGCTTAATTTTAGACCAGGCATTTTCAATGGGGGAGAAATCAGGAGAATAGCGGGGTAAATAAATCAAAGTAGCTCCCGCTTGTTCAATCAAAGCTCTGATCTCAGCTCCCTTATGAATCGAGCAATTATCCATTAAGACAAAGGCTCCCGGCCATAACTGCGGCACTAATCGCTGAGCAATGAACGCTTCAAAGGTGAGTCCATCGATAGCCCCTAACAGACTCACTTGGGCAATCACACCTTTAAGAGATAAAGCCCCAATCACCGAGACATTTTTGCCTCGGCTGGAAGGACGATTTCCTCTGGCTCTTTGCCC harbors:
- a CDS encoding transposase → GQRARGNRPSSRGKNVSVIGALSLKGVIAQVSLLGAIDGLTFEAFIAQRLVPQLWPGAFVLMDNCSIHKGAEIRALIEQAGATLIYLPRYSPDFSPIENAWSKIKQILRSIKARNYPDLALALESAFNQISLENIRNWFSHCCYRISLE